Proteins encoded within one genomic window of Humulus lupulus chromosome 1, drHumLupu1.1, whole genome shotgun sequence:
- the LOC133814719 gene encoding uncharacterized protein LOC133814719, with the protein MSRSWMAKDMLSKEYEDGVESFIEIALKNTVDPKRVHCPCQKCSNLKKLDIKEIKNNLYFNGIDKTYVKWIWHGEQVESTPKVHNENKEFSQVFDDPIDMVRDVDDRFVDRPEEFVKFLGDAEKPIFRGSRMSKLVVLVKLYNLKASSGWSDISFTNLLDLTKEILPKDNEMPSSLYEAKKTLCTLGMDYKKIHACPNDCVLYSNNLENATRCPTCKTSRWKRGKEGKKGIPAKVLWYFPPIPRFIRLFRNPEHAKSRRWHEDGRIKDDKLQHPADSLAWKTIDEKWPVIKKDPRNL; encoded by the coding sequence atgagtaGGAGTTGGATGGCGAAAGATATGTTATCAAAAGAATATGAAGATGGAGTTGAGAGCTTTATTGAAATAGCCTTGAAAAATACAGTGGATCCAAAGAGAGTTCATTGTCCATGTCAAAAATGTTCTAATTTGAAAAAATTGGATATaaaggaaataaaaaataatttgtatttCAATGGAATAGACAAAACTTATGTTAAGTGGATATGGCATGGAGAACAAGTTGAGTCTACCCCCAAAGTACACaatgaaaataaagaattttCTCAAGTGTTTGATGACCCTATAGACATGGTGAGAGATGTAGATGATCGATTTGTGGATAGGCCAGAAGAATTTGTAAAGTTCTTAGGAGATGCAGAGAAACCAATTTTTCGAGGGTCACGTATGTCAAAGTTGGTTGTTTTGGTAaaattatacaatttaaaagctaGTAGTGGTTGGAGTGACATAAGTTTCACAAACTTGCTTGATTTGACGAAGGAGATTTTACCAAAAGACAATGAGATGCCTTCTTCCCTTTATGAGGCAAAAAAAACTCTATGCACTTTAGGAATGGATTATAAAAAGATACATGCCTGTCCTAATGATTGTGTTTTATACAGCAACAATTTAGAAAATGCAACCAGGTGCCCTACGTGCAAGACATCGAGATGGAAGAGAGGTAAAGAAGGTAAGAAAGGGATTCCAGCTAAAGTATTATGGTATTTTCCACCGATACCAAGATTTATACGTTTGTTTCGGAATCCAGAACATGCTAAAAGTAGAAGATGGCATGAGGATGGAAGGATCAAAGATGATAAACTACAACATCCAGCAGATTCATTAGCTTGGAAAACTATCGATGAGAAATGGCCTGTAATAAAAAAGGATCCTAGGAATCTTTGA
- the LOC133814725 gene encoding uncharacterized protein LOC133814725 has protein sequence MAHMQANFCSHSSFGSHSRVNTIEVEAPIDTAPEIEAPMDITPDVEAPINTTPEVEVLMDTTPEVEAPVHTNVKCKLYIGQGGDVVALGQVVATKGNVHGKSLAPGNYRVVVDRCLDGSAKLPVSVGDEMTLVVHAVNSYVAWPSHLIITYDHEQEPKRLKRKRISAACPPTQDLKHPPQHLPTTQEEAGSSMANKSPIIFKVPTGLPMFLKILLGSVKYVEPRFMIDILMETNIMGEQYTFYISHENIVQFGLMEEIGASCISFYIKEISHFFGFIEPSWSLRIGTNMDNQAEIISERINNTTSLDCGGKNTYTLGEINESRNEWAAKLLERMSHS, from the exons ATGGCACATATGCAAGCTAACTTTTGTAGTCATTCTAGCTTTGGTAGCCATTCTAGAGTCAATACCATAGAAGTTGAGGCACCAATTGACACTGCTCCAGAAATTGAGGCACCGATGGACATTACTCCAGATGTTGAGGCACCAATTAACACTACTCCAGAAGTTGAGGTACTGATGGACACTACTCCAGAAGTTGAGGCACCTGTTCACACTA ATGTTAAGTGCAAATTATACATTGGGCAAGGTGGTGATGTTGTGGCTCTTGGACAGGTGGTGGCTACCAAAGGCAATGTACATGGGAAAAGTTTAGCACCTGGTAACTATCGCGTGGTTGTTGATAGATGTCTAGATGGGAGTGCAAAACTACCTGTCTCAGTTGGGGATGAGATGACTCTTGTGGTTCATGCGGTCAACAGTTATGTTGCTTGGCCATCGCATCTGATTATTACTTATGATCATGAACAG GAACCCAAGAGACTAAAGAGAAAGAGGATTTCAGCAGCTTGTCCGCCAACACAAGACCTAAAACATCCTCCACAACATCTTCCCACTACTCAAGAAGAGGCAGGATCAAGTATGGCTAATAAGTCACCGATTATCTTCAAGGTTCCCACTGGACTTCCCATGTTTTTGAAGATACTTCTGGGTTCAGTTAAGTACGTAGAACCAAGATTCATGATTGACATTCTTATGGAGACCAATATTATGGGCGAACAATATACCTTCTATATCTCACATGAGAATATAGTACAATTTGGACTTATGGAAGAAATCGGCGCGTCTTGCATTTCATTCTATATCaa AGAGATATCACACTTTTTTGGTTTCATTGAGCCATCGTGGTCATTGAGAATTGGGACAAATATGGATAATCAGGCTGAAATTATCTCAGAGCGTATCAATAACACA ACGTCACTGGAT tgtggTGGAAAGAATACATATACACTTGGCGAAATTAATGAAAGTCGAAATGAATGGGCAGCCAAGCTTCTTGAGCGGATGAGTCATAGCTAG